In Bacteroidota bacterium, the genomic stretch TAGTTATTCTCCTTTACTTCACAACCACTTTCATTGTAATTGTTTCGGAATTGTTTCTTACTGATACCGCATAAATACCGGGCTTGAGCCCCAGAAGGTTCCAGGTAATTCTCTCATCTCCCGTTTTTTGTTTCCTTACGATCTTTCCTGTA encodes the following:
- a CDS encoding T9SS type A sorting domain-containing protein, with amino-acid sequence TGKIVRKQKTGDERITWNLLGLKPGIYAVSVRNNSETITMKVVVK